CAGCCAGTTGGCAATCATGTCGGAAAGGCGGGCTGCGTCGAGGCGGGTCATGGGTGTGGCGCTATTGCCCGTTGGCTCACTGATCGGCTCACTGATCGGCTCACTCGTTGAAGTGCCAAAGGAGCTGTGTGAGGAACTATTGGAGGAACTGAAGGAGGTCGCAACGGTGGAGAGCCTGTTTTTGGCGATTGTGCCCAGCTCCTTAGATCCTGCTTTAATTTCGGTGAAGGCAGCAGCAGCGGCGGTTTTACCAATTTCGCGCAGGCGATCGATCCGGGCTTGGGTTTCCAGCTTTGCTTTTTCCAGGTCAGATGTCAGCGTGTCTTGCGGAGCTGCCTTAGCAGCAGGGATTTCGACGCTCAAGATTTCCGGGCTGAGGATTTCCGGGTTGAGAACTTCCGAATTCAGGGCTTCCGGATTTAGGATTTCCGGATTCAAATTCTCTTGGTTTTGATTCAAATCAGTCATAGTTCACCTTCCAGGGATCGTAGCGATGGAGATAGGGGAGGACAGCGGAGGACGGGTGTGGCGGATCGTTAGCTCACGCTTTCACTCAGGGATTCATTCAGGGATTGCTGTTTGCTGGTCTTGGCTTTGCGATTCTTGCGCTGTTCCAGCAGCATTTGGGAAGCTTCCGTCACCAGAATGGTTGCAATCACCCCGTCATCTAACCAGCCAATTACGGGAATCGCATCGGTTACAAAGTCGATCGGGCTGACTAAGTAAAACAGACTTGCTGCGACGACAATCCAGCGATATTTAGAGTTCCGTAAAATGTTGCGATACCATGTGTAGAGCGGTTTGATGAAGTGTTTCATTTGGGGTGTCCTCTGTTGACAAGATCATCCTCGCAAATTCGCTCAAAAACTTCTGGTGTGGAGAACCGTTAGCGAGGTAGTAGCTGTCCCACTTTTGGACAAAATCGGCGGTGCGGAATCCTCTACATTGGGTGTAGTAAACCGTCTTTCCTTTACTACCATCCCTTCACTGCCACCTCTTCTACGTTCCGGCTCATGAGTCAAACTATGCCCATCCCCTTACCGCGTATCCTCAGTGCAATTGTGGCGATCGTCCTGGCGTTGGGGATGACGCTGCTCGGCGGCTGGTATTTTACGCTGGGGTTCGGCATCATCATTTACCTGGGACAACTGGAGTATTTTGAGCTAACTCGCGCCAAGGGCATTGCCCCCGCTGCAAAAACGACCCTCGTGGTGAGTCAGATCCTCCTGATTGTCTCCACCCTGTCCTCGCCGCTGGCGGATGCCGTAATGCCCGTCGCCGGGACGTTTATCTGCTTTTACCTGCTGTTTCAGCCCAAGTTTGCGACGATCGCCGATATTTCCGCCTCGATCCTGGGACTGTTCTACGGGGGCTACCTGCCCAGCTATTGGGTACGGCTGCGGGCATTGGGCAGTGCAGAAGTGAGTAATTTGCCTCTGGGCGGCTACTGGCTTCCCTTTCCCCTCCCCCACCTGCAAGATTTGCCGATCGGACTCACCACCACTTTGCTGACTTTCCTGTGCATCTGGGCAGCAGACATCGGAGCCTATGTGTTTGGCAAAACCTTCGGTAAAACCCGCCTGACGGACATCAGCCCCAAAAAGACGGTGGAAGGGGCAGTGTTTGGGGTGCTTGCCAGTGTTGCAGTTGCTACGGTGGGTGCATGGTATCTGGGCTGGGCGGGTTCGCCTCTCAGCGGCATGGCACTGGGACTGATGATCGGAATTGCCAGCCTCCTGGGAGATTTAACCGAATCGATGATGAAACGCGATGCAGGCGTCAAGGATTCGGGGCAGCTCATTCCGGGGCATGGGGGCATCCTCGATCGCGCTGATAGCTATGTGTTTACTGCGCCACTGGTTTATTACTTTGTGACGCTGCTGCTGCCGCTGTTGCCAGGGTAGGGGAGTGGGTCGTTGCAAGTATGGGCAGTCGAGTTCAGCAAAATACAAAACTTCTGTCGATTGCAGCGTTTGATCATCTTGATTTATTTCGTGCAGAGGCGTTTTGCTTCAGTTATGCCCGTCATTCCCATACGACCTATTCGATCGGCTTGATCGAAGCAGGACTGTCGGGCAATTATTACCGGGGTTCAACCTACTTAGCTCCGGCTCAAAGCATAATTTTAATGAATCCAGAAGAGGTTCATACGGGCTATTCGGCGGAGGAACAGCTGTTGACCTATCGGATGCTTTATCCCAGCGTGAGGCTGATGGAGCAGGTTGCGAGTGAACTGCATGATAATCAGCAGTTTCCCTACTTCAAAGTTCCGGTCGCCCAAAATCAGATTTTAGCCAGGAAATTTTATGAATTACTTCATGCCCTCGAATTTTCAAAAGATCAGCTAAATCAGCAATGTTTGCTGGTTGATGTTTTGTCACTCTTGATTATTCAGTGTGGTGGCGGTAAATATCGATCGATTCAGTCGAATCAGGAGCATCAGGCGATCGGTTTAATCAAGCAATATCTGTACGAGCAATACAACACAAACATTTCCCTGGAACAGCTTGCCGCACTCACAAACCTGAATCGTTCCTATTTAATTCGCATATTTCGTAGAACGGTTGGAATGCCGCCCTATGCTTATCTGACTCAGGTGCGCGTGGAGAAAGCAAAAATGCTGCTTCGTCAGGGGATGTCGGCAGCAGAAACAGCGATCGCGGTGGGAATGGCAGATCAAAGCCATCTCAATCGTCACTTCAAACGCATGGTTGGCGTTACGCCAGGGCAGTATCGTTTGAGCTATTTCCGGGAGTAGTCTCGCCGAATCGACATTCTCAACAGCACTCCGATCGCAGGTCAATATCGTTCAAGACCTCTGGCGGAATTGCCCCAATACTAGAGGTCATCGTCCACATATCCCCTAACAAAACAGATGACTTCTCACGAACCTGTACCGCAGGCTTACCAGCTTGCTCAGATCAACATTGCCCTGATGAAAGCCCCCCTCCACGATCCGATCATGGCTGAATTCGCCAGCGGTTTAGATCAGGTGAATGCGATCGCCGATCAAAGTCCAGGATTTGTCTGGCGATTAAAAGATGAAGGGGGAAATGCAACCCGTATTCGCGCCTTTGCTGACGAGAGAATTCTGGTGAATTTATCGGTCTGGAGCAGCCTGGAGTCGCTAAAAACCTATGTTTATCAGAGCCTTCATGGAGAATTCTTTGTCCGTCGCCACAACTGGTTTGAGAAATACCAGGAAGCGCATTTTGCAATGTGGTGGATTCCCGCAGGGCATATTCCCTCTATCGAAGAAGCCGGGGAAAAGCTCGATCATCTTCAGCAGCACGGAGACTCCGAAATCGCCTTTACCTTCGCTAAACCCTATCCCTCGCCCTTGGAAAGCTATTATCCGGCATCCTAGATCTTCCACTCAGTCCTGCTTAAACCTATCCGTGAACAGCGGCATTCCCTACGCCCGTCTTCGTACTATCCGATCGCCTCTATCCCTTTCCTGAGCGAGAATAGAACTACCTTTCACACTTCGATCGCCGCTCCTATGGAAACGCCCCGTCCTGACGCTGAATTTAGGACTGAAGCAGTTCAATCCTCTGCCAGTTCCCCTGCAAATTCCTCTGCGAGTTCGCATCTGGGACTAACTCCGGCTCGGCTGCAAGACTTTCATTTCGATCGTGCCCAGACTAGCCTGAAGCAGGCAATTAGCCGCTACGTGCAGCAGCTCCGGATTCGCAGACCGGGAACTCCCGTGGAGCTACAGGCAGCCCTCAAGACGGATCTCGATCGCCTCAATGCCAGTCTGGAAAAGTTGAATCAAAGACTGGTGCGGATTGCGGTGTTTGGGCTGGTGAGTCGTGGCAAGTCGGCGGTGGTGAATGCGCTGCTGGGGCAGAAAGTGCTGCAAACGGGACCGATTAACGGCGTGACCCAGTATCCGCGATCGGTCTATTGGTCGCTTCCGAACGATATGCCGGTGGAGCTAATCGACACACCGGGACTGGACGAAGTGGGCGGCGAATCGCGGGCATCGATGGCGCGGCAGGTGG
This is a stretch of genomic DNA from Leptolyngbya ohadii IS1. It encodes these proteins:
- a CDS encoding YkvA family protein, which produces MKHFIKPLYTWYRNILRNSKYRWIVVAASLFYLVSPIDFVTDAIPVIGWLDDGVIATILVTEASQMLLEQRKNRKAKTSKQQSLNESLSESVS
- a CDS encoding phosphatidate cytidylyltransferase; amino-acid sequence: MPIPLPRILSAIVAIVLALGMTLLGGWYFTLGFGIIIYLGQLEYFELTRAKGIAPAAKTTLVVSQILLIVSTLSSPLADAVMPVAGTFICFYLLFQPKFATIADISASILGLFYGGYLPSYWVRLRALGSAEVSNLPLGGYWLPFPLPHLQDLPIGLTTTLLTFLCIWAADIGAYVFGKTFGKTRLTDISPKKTVEGAVFGVLASVAVATVGAWYLGWAGSPLSGMALGLMIGIASLLGDLTESMMKRDAGVKDSGQLIPGHGGILDRADSYVFTAPLVYYFVTLLLPLLPG
- a CDS encoding AraC family transcriptional regulator; translated protein: MGSRVQQNTKLLSIAAFDHLDLFRAEAFCFSYARHSHTTYSIGLIEAGLSGNYYRGSTYLAPAQSIILMNPEEVHTGYSAEEQLLTYRMLYPSVRLMEQVASELHDNQQFPYFKVPVAQNQILARKFYELLHALEFSKDQLNQQCLLVDVLSLLIIQCGGGKYRSIQSNQEHQAIGLIKQYLYEQYNTNISLEQLAALTNLNRSYLIRIFRRTVGMPPYAYLTQVRVEKAKMLLRQGMSAAETAIAVGMADQSHLNRHFKRMVGVTPGQYRLSYFRE
- a CDS encoding DUF3291 domain-containing protein, whose translation is MTSHEPVPQAYQLAQINIALMKAPLHDPIMAEFASGLDQVNAIADQSPGFVWRLKDEGGNATRIRAFADERILVNLSVWSSLESLKTYVYQSLHGEFFVRRHNWFEKYQEAHFAMWWIPAGHIPSIEEAGEKLDHLQQHGDSEIAFTFAKPYPSPLESYYPAS